In Pyrus communis chromosome 1, drPyrComm1.1, whole genome shotgun sequence, the following are encoded in one genomic region:
- the LOC137721436 gene encoding uncharacterized protein, whose protein sequence is MNVDKRYIMQRGRAGFYAYSIFERPEGWPEMDIDQIRIVYKLQQDKFQFMVVSDDRQRIMPTAEDRENGIKLAYPEAVLLTNPSNPDLRGEVDDKYQYSSENKDNKVHGWICTNPAVGFWIIIPNDEFRTAGPFKQELTSHVGPTALSMFVSTHYAGKEVGMRFTEGEAWKKVFGPVFVYLNSVPTLNETILWENAKEQLAEEVNSWPYNFTQSENFPSSSGRGSVAGQLLVQDWYISKSHVWASSAYVGLAPPGNAGSWQKESKGYQFWTQANEQGYFLIRDARPGNYSLYATVPGIIGDYKYEASITIEPGSEINLANLTYVPPRNGPTLWEIGIPDRSAAEFNVPDPNPTLMNKLFTTNRANKFRQYGLWERYADLYPDEDLIYTVGTDNYSDNWFFAHVTRNIGNHTYEPTTWKILFELQNLTNPGNYTLQLALASATNAEVQVRFNNQSAFPPHFTTGLIGRDNAIARHGIHGLYWLFGIIVPSYQLREGNNTIYLTQSRSLGTFEGVMYDYIRLEGPPPRN, encoded by the exons ATGAATGTTGACAAAAG GTACATAATGCAGCGTGGTCGCGCCGGGTTCTATGCTTATTCCATATTTGAGCGTCCTGAAGGGTGGCCGGAAATGGACATTGATCAAATTAGAATTGTTTACAAACTTCAACAAGACAA ATTTCAGTTTATGGTTGTATCTGACGACAGACAAAGGATCATGCCAACAGCCGAGGACCGTGAAAACGGTATTAAACTTGCGTATCCTGAAGCTGTTCTTTTGACCAATCCAAGCAATCCTGACCTTAGAGGAGAG GTGGACGATAAGTACCAATACTCAAGCGAGAACAAAGATAACAAGGTCCATGGATGGATTTGCACTAACCCAGCTGTAGGCTTTTGGATTATCATACCTAATGATGAGTTTCGCACAGCTGGGCCTTTCAAGCAGGAGCTCACCTCTCATGTAGGCCCAACCGCCCTCTCT ATGTTTGTTAGTACTCACTATGCTGGGAAGGAAGTTGGGATGAGATTTACAGAAGGTGAGGCATGGAAGAAAGTTTTTGGGCCTGTCTTTGTGTATCTCAATTCAGTTCCGACCTTAAATGAAACTATTCTTTGGGAAAATGCTAAAGAGCAG TTGGCTGAAGAAGTCAATAGCTGGCCATACAATTTCACTCAATCAGAAAACTTCCCTAGCTCAAGCGGACGCGGATCAGTTGCCGGTCAATTACTAGTACAGGATTG gtacatCAGCAAGAGCCATGTCTGGGCAAGTTCCGCATACGTAGGATTGGCTCCACCTGGAAATGCGGGATCATGGCAAAAAGAAAGCAAG ggTTATCAGTTCTGGACTCAAGCTAATGAGCAAGGTTATTTCCTTATTAGAGATGCTCGACCTGGAAATTATAGTTTGTATGCAACTGTTCCCGGCATTATTGGGGATTACAAATATGAGGCTAGTATTACAATTGAACCGG GAAGTGAAATCAATTTGGCTAATCTTACCTACGTACCTCCAAGAAATGGTCCCACGCTATGGGAAATTGGCATACCAGATCGATCCGCGGCTGAGTTTAACGTACCCGATCCAAATCCCACCCTTATGAACAAATTGTTCACTACCAATCGTGCAAACAA GTTTAGGCAATATGGCTTGTGGGAACGATATGCAGATTTATACCCCGATGAGGATCTCATCTATACCGTTGGTACTGATAATTACAGTGATAATTGGTTCTTCGCTCATGTGACAAG GAACATCGGAAATCATACATATGAACCAACAACATGGAAAATTCTATTTGAACttcaaaatttgacaaatcCAGGAAATTATACACTCCAGTTAGCATTGGCCTCAGCCACTAATGCAGAAGTTCAG GTTCGATTCAACAACCAGAGCGCCTTCCCACCTCATTTTACGACAGGGCTAATTGGGAGGGACAATGCCATAGCTAGGCATGGAATTCATGGTTTGTACTGGTTGTTCGGTATTATTGTACCGAGCTATCAACTACGAGAAGGAAACAACACCATCTATCTTACCCAGTCAAGAAGCTTGGGCACTTTCGAAGGAGTGATGTACGACTATATCCGACTAGAAGGACCCCCTCCTCGAAATTGA